Proteins found in one Zea mays cultivar B73 chromosome 1, Zm-B73-REFERENCE-NAM-5.0, whole genome shotgun sequence genomic segment:
- the LOC100383423 gene encoding Probable protein phosphatase 2C 32 produces the protein MSCTVAIPSSPVFSPSRRPLSCKAASASPEPTVPASTAAPAPAAAAGSPLRPFALRALLREEVSPSPPPQPTSAAAVALVPSGAALKRRRPTPLVVPASGAAAAAAAAAAVAAVEADPRNEVEEEGEEFAAYCRRGKGRRRVEMEDRHVAKVALGGDPQVALFGVFDGHGGKNAAEFAAENMPKFMAEELTKVNGGEIEGAVKRGYLKTDEEFLKRDESGGACCVTAVLQKGGLVVSNAGDCRAVLSRAGKAEALTSDHRASREDEKERIENLGGFVVNYRGTWRVQGSLAVSRGIGDGHLKQWVVADPDTTTLLVDQQCEFLILASDGLWDKIDNQEAVDLARPLCINNDKTSRMAACRMLTETSISRGSTDDISVVIVQLQKFSSS, from the exons ATGTCTTGCACGGTGGCCATCCCGAGCTCGCCAGTCTTCTCGCCCTCACGCCGCCCACTCTCCTGCAAGGCCGCCTCCGCCTCACCGGAGCCCACCGTCCCCGCCTCTACCGCGGCGcccgcgcccgccgccgccgccggctcgCCGCTCCGCCCCTTCGCGCTCCGCGCGCTGCTGCGGGAGGAGGTCTCCCCGTCTCCGCCGCCCCAGCCGACCTCCGCCGCAGCGGTGGCTTTGGTACCGAGCGGGGCCGCGCTGAAGCGGCGGCGACCGACGCCGCTTGTCGTGCCGGCGTCCGGCGccgcggcagctgctgctgcggcggcggcggtggccgctGTGGAGGCGGATCCGAGGAACGAGGTGGAGGAGGAAGGGGAGGAGTTCGCAGCGTACTGCCggaggggaaagggaaggagaagggtGGAAATGGAGGACCGGCATGTGGCCAAGGTCGCTCTCGGCGGGGACCCCCAAGTG GCACTGTTTGGTGTGTTCGATGGCCACGGCGGGAAAAACGCGGCAGAGTTCGCCGCGGAGAACATGCCCAAGTTTATGGCCGAGGAGTTGACGAAGGTAAACGGCGGAGAGATCGAAGGAGCGGTGAAGAGGGGTTACCTCAAGACGGACGAGGAGTTCCTCAAGAGGGACGAGAGCGGGGGCGCGTGCTGCGTCACAGCCGTCCTCCAAAAGGGTGGACTGGTCGTCTCCAACGCTGGAGACTGCCGTGCGGTGCTCAGCCGAGCAGGGAAGGCAGAGGCGCTCACCTCTGACCACCGGGCGTCCAGGGAGGACGAGAAGGAAAGGATTGAGAATTTG GGTGGATTTGTGGTGAATTACCGTGGAACATGGCGAGTCCAGGGCTCCCTGGCAGTGTCTAGGGGCATTGGGGATGGACACCTAAAGCAGTGGGTTGTGGCTGACCCAGACACCACGACGCTCCTGGTTGACCAGCAGTGCGAGTTCTTGATACTTGCTTCTGATGGCCTCTGGGATAAGATCGACAATCAGGAGGCGGTAGACCTTGCACGACCTCTCTGCATCAACAATGACAAGACCTCTCGCATGGCTGCCTGCAGGATGCTCACCGAGACATCGATTTCCAGGGGCTCGACTGATGATATCAGTGTCGTGATCGTGCAGTTGCAGAAATTTTCAAGCTCGTAA